Proteins encoded within one genomic window of Felis catus isolate Fca126 chromosome C1, F.catus_Fca126_mat1.0, whole genome shotgun sequence:
- the PSMB4 gene encoding proteasome subunit beta type-4, giving the protein MEAFLESRSSLWAGVPAPGQFYRIPSTPGASVDPASAPYGGPMTRTQNPMVTGTSVLGVKFEGGVVIAADMLGSYGSLARFRNISRIMRVNDSTMLGASGDYADFQYLKQVLGQMVIDEELLGDGHSYSPRAIHSWLTRAMYSRRSKMNPLWNTMVIGGYADGESFLGYVDMLGVAYEAPSLATGYGAYLAQPLLREVLEKQPVLSQTEARELVERCMRVLYYRDARSYNRFQIATVTEKGVEIEGPLSAETNWEIAHMISGFE; this is encoded by the exons ATGGAAGCGTTCTTGGAGTCGCGGTCCAGTCTTTGGGCCGGGGTTCCGGCCCCGGGGCAGTTTTACCGCATCCCGTCCACTCCTGGTGCCTCGGTGGATCCGGCATCCGCTCCCTACGGGGGTCCAATGACGCGCACGCA gAACCCCATGGTGACCGGGACCTCGGTCCTCGGCGTTAAGTTTGAGGGCGGAGTGGTGATCGCAGCAGACATGCTGGGCTCCTATGGCTCCTTGGCTCGTTTCCGCAACATCTCTCGCATTATGAGAGTCAACGACAGCACCATGCTGGGTGCTTCCGGAGACTATGCTGATTTCCAATATTTGAAGCAAGTTCTCGGCCAGATGGT GATTGATGAGGAGCTGTTGGGAGATGGACACAGCTATAGTCCCAGAGCTATTCATTCCTGGCTGACCAGAGCCATGTACAGCCGCCGCTCCAAGATGAACCCCCTGTGGAACACCATGGTCATCGGAGGCTATGCTGATGGAGAGAG CTTCCTCGGTTATGTGGACATGCTTGGTGTAGCGTATGAAGCCCCTTCGCTGGCCACTGGTTATGGTGCATACTTGGCTCAG CCTCTGCTGCGAGAAGTTCTGGAGAAGCAGCCAGTGCTGAGCCAGACCGAGGCCCGAGAGCTGGTGGAACGCTGCATGCGTGTGCTGTACTATCGAGATGCCCGTTCCTATAACCGG TTTCAAATTGCCACCGTCACCGAAAAAGGTGTTGAAATAGAGGGGCCACTGTCTGCGGAGACCAACTGGGAGATTGCTCACATGATCAG tggctttgaatga